One region of Trichosurus vulpecula isolate mTriVul1 chromosome 1, mTriVul1.pri, whole genome shotgun sequence genomic DNA includes:
- the LOC118848523 gene encoding zinc finger protein 569-like — protein MFLSPSPTTGDLRRKSLFCLRRRSHALTPPPLSSNTRTFELAHAHSGCALFWPAPPPSTSALISEDSALPHSVRASSRGRWCQSSCLLPPAVTRYVRESVTFEDVAVDFTLEEWRHLHPSEKELYRDVMLENYHNLVWLGLAVSKPDVIEQLERRKVVWLSERGGPRSTCPDWDTRPETRESTPKMSLSVEKPFQERIKGGCFHFSKFDEAWEYGDLLQKQQNEKELSRYVHMTEINSPSQAREHECKKYNGGFCQSSILFPRRNILFGKSLLHQFDKNQKSPTLYSDQNKQNTISSKKMFSKHNECGKIFNYDAKLIENHNIYDGEKADLGNECGQVFSSSMHIAQIQRIHISVKRYECNECGKAFSQKTGLIQHQRIHTGEKPYTCNQCGKALRQKVHLIIHQRIHTGEKPYKCDECGKAFSWKTGLTEHQKNHTGGKLYECRECRKAFSRKIGLTYHLRIHSGEKPYACNECGKAFRQNRTLIEHQNIHTGQKPYKCNECGKDFSQKAGLANHLKIHTGGKPYVCNVCGKAFRQKRSFIEHQNIHTGQKPYECNNCGKAFRRRRTLTEHQNTHTGGKLYKCNECGKDFSQKVGLTYHLRIHTGGKHACNKCGKTFQGNPKLFQHQKIHSGEKSFECNECGRVFSQKMGFNEHQKCHTEEKSYECNECGKTFQKRTHLVEHQRIHTGEKPYKCNECGKDFSQKSGLTYHLRIHTGEKLYECSECGKAFQARSRLMQHQKIHTGEKPFECNECGRAFTLKAGLTEHQKCHSEEKPYECDECRKSFRQKSRLTEHQKVHMQERPYECNECGKTYRQKTGLIGHQKTHTGEKPYECNECGKTFRQRTHLVEHERIHTGEKPYKCNECGKAFSRKRTLTEHHNIHTGEKPYKCNECGKGFNQKAGLTYHLRIHTGEKPYECIECGKNFSWKTRLTQHQKIHTGEKL, from the exons ATGTTtctcagcccctcccccaccacaggGGACCTAAGGAGAAAGTCGCTTTTCTGTCTGCGCAGGCGCAGCCACGCCCTCACACCGCCCCCTCTGTCTTCCAACACCCGTACTTTTGAACTTGCGCATGCGCATTCTGGATGTGCCCTTTTCTGGCCTGCCCCGCCCCCTTCCACTAGTg CTCTGATTTCTGAGGACTCGGCCCTGCCCCACTCAGTGAGGGCGTCGAGTAGAGGACGATGGTGCCAGTcctcctgcctcctgcctccaGCAGTCACCAGGTATGTGAGG GAATCAGTGACCTTcgaggatgtggctgtggacttcaccctGGAGGAGTGGAGACACCTGCACCCATCTGAGAAGGAGCTGTACagggatgtgatgctggagaactaccACAACCTGGTCTGGCTGG GACTAGCAGTTTCCAAACCAGATGTGATTGAGCAGTTGGAGCGAAGGAAAGTGGTTTGGCTGTCAGAGAGAGGTGGCCCAAGAAGCACctgtccag ATTGGGACACTAGGCCTGAAACCAGGGAGTCAACTCCAAAGATGAGCCTCTCTGTGGAAAAACCATTCCAAGAAAGAATTAAAGGGGGTTGTTTCCATTTCTCCAAGTTTGATGAAGCCTGGGAGTATGGTGACTTATTACAGAAACAGCAGAATGAGAAGGAACTTTCTAGATATGTACACATGACTGAAATAAATTCTCCCAGTCAAGCAAGAGAACATGAATGTAAAAAATATAATGGAGGCTTCTGCCAAAGTTCAATACTTTTTCCACGGCGTAACATATTATTTGGAAAGAGCCTCCTTCATCAGTTTGATAAAAACCAAAAGAGCCCCACACTGTATTCagaccaaaataaacaaaatacaatttCCTCAAAGAAGATGTTTTCTAAGcataatgaatgtgggaaaattttCAATTATGATGCAAAACTTATTGAAAATCACAATATATATGATGGAGAGAAAGCAGATTTAGGTAATGAATGTGGCCAAGTCTTCTCCAGTAGCATGCACATTGCTCAAATTCAGAGAATTCATATTAGTGTAAAACGTTACGAATGTAacgaatgtggaaaagcttttagtCAGAAGACAGGActtattcaacatcagagaattcatactggtgagaaaccttataCATGTAATCAATGTGGGAAGGCTTTGCGACAGAAAGTACATCTTAttatacatcagagaattcatactggagaaaaaccttataaatgtgatgaatgtggaaaggccttcagctGGAAGACAGGACTTACTGAGCATCAGAAAAATCATACAGGAGGGAAACTGTATGAATGTAGGGAGTGTAGAAAGGCCTTCAGCCGGAAGATAGGCCTCACCTACCATTTGAGAATTCAttctggggagaaaccttatgcatgtaatgaatgtgggaaggccttcaggcaGAATAGGACACTTATTGAACATCAGAATATTCATACTGGccagaaaccttataaatgtaatgaatgtggaaaggacTTTAGTCAGAAGGCAGGACTAGCCAACCATctgaaaattcatactggagggAAACCTTATGTATGTaatgtttgtgggaaggccttcaggcaGAAGAGATCATTTATTgaacaccaaaatattcatactggacagaaaccttatgaatgtaataacTGTGGGAAGGCCTTTAGGAGGAGGAGAACACTTACTGAACATCAGAATACTCATACTGGAGGGAaactttataaatgtaatgaatgtggaaaggacTTTAGTCAGAAGGTAGGACTTACTTACCATctgagaattcatactggaggaAAACATGCATGCAATAAATGTGGAAAGACCTTTCAGGGGAATCCAAAACTTTTCCAACATCAGAAGATTCATAGTGGAGAAAAAtcttttgaatgtaatgaatgtggcagAGTTTTCAGCCAGAAGATGGGATTTAATGAACATCAGAAATGTCATACTGAAGAGaaatcttatgaatgtaatgaatgtgggaaaaccttcCAAAAGAGAACACACCTtgttgaacatcagagaattcatactggagagaaaccttataaatgtaatgaatgtggaaaggacTTTAGTCAAAAGTCTGGACTTACCTACCATCtgagaattcatacaggagagaagCTTTATGAATGCAGCGAATgtggaaaagcattccaggcaagatCAAGGCTTATgcaacatcagaaaattcatactggagagaaaccttttgaatgtaatgaatgtggcagGGCCTTCACCCTGAAGGCAGGACTTACTGAACATCAGAAATGTCATTCtgaagagaaaccttatgaatgtgatgaatgtaGGAAATCCTTCAGACAGAAGTCCAGACTTACTGAACATCAGAAAGTTCATATGCAAGAgagaccttatgaatgtaatgaatgtgggaaaacctaCAGACAGAAGACAGGACTTATTGGACATCAGaaaactcatactggagagaaaccatatgaatgtaatgagtgtgggaaaaCCTTTCGCCAGAGAACACACCTTGTTGAACatgagagaattcatactggagagaaaccttataaatgtaatgaatgtgggaaagccttcagtcgTAAGAGAACACTTACTGAACATCACaatattcatactggagagaaaccttataaatgcaatgaatgtggaaagggcTTTAATCAGAAGGCTGGACTGACTTACCATctgagaattcatactggagagaaaccttatgaatgtattGAATGTGGAAAGAACTTCAGCTGGAAGACAAGACTTActcaacatcagaaaattcatactggagagaaactttag
- the LOC118843782 gene encoding zinc finger protein 260-like, producing MATVLPTGRHQESVTFEDVAVDFTPEEWGHLHQSEKLLYRDVMLENYHNLVWLGLAVSKPDVIEQLERRKVVWLSERGGPRSTCPDWDPRPAIRESTPKIGFFMEKPYQERIHMGSLHVSKFGKARKCALLEKQQSNKEKLCRHMQIVEMKTSNQVREHAYKKYNGGFCQGTIFFPQHKMSLGRHLHQCDTEQRRVRLHSYLNKQKRISLKKRFSRYKECEKLFSYGSDLNENHRQLSGEKAHSGNECDQTLSSTINISQNQRIHTVGKCYECNKCSKAFNQKIGLIQHQRIQACNDYKNAYPQKADITIHNRIHTGEKAHESNGCEKVFRLKRTFTDNQNAHKVKKPYECNECGKAFSQKAGLNGHQNIHTGKNTYKCSECGKSFSQKSSLVYHLRIHTGEKLFECNECGKVFHKKRTLTEHQNIHSGEKPYECNECGKAFSHKAGLTCHEKIHTGEKPYECDTCGKAFSRKSVFSDHQKSHTGEKPYQCNECGKAFTRRTILTQHQKIHTGEKPYKCNECGKAFSQKIGLTYHQNIHTGEKPYECNNCGKAFSQKTGLTRHQKIHTGEKPYKCNECGKAFNQKRTLTEHQNIHTGEKPYECNECGKAFNQKNALTEHQNIHTGEKPYECNECGKAFTQKRTLMEHRNIHTGEKPYECNECGKAFGQKTGLNKHQKCHTGEKPYQCNQCEKAFTRRTRLTQHQKIHTGEKPYECNECGKAFREKTGLIQHQKIHTGEKPYQCNQCGKAFSRKMILTQHQKTHKGKISSERRKDFIWKTTLEHQKFNIGEKILEYNKGLLAEKTYY from the exons GAATCAGTGACCTTcgaggatgtggctgtggacttcacaCCAGAGGAGTGGGGACACCTGCACCAATCTGAGAAGTTGCTGTATagggatgtgatgctggagaactaccACAACCTGGTCTGGCTGG GACTAGCAGTTTCTAAACCAGATGTGATTGAGCAGTTGGAGCGAAGGAAAGTGGTTTGGCTGTCAGAGAGAGGTGGCCCAAGAAGCACctgtccag aTTGGGACCCTAGGCCTGCAATCAGGGAATCCACTCCAAAGATTGGCTTCTTCATGGAAAAACCATACCAAGAAAGAATTCACATGGGTAGTCTCCATGTCTCCAAGTTTGGGAAAGCCAGGAAATGTGCTTTATTAGAAAAACAGCAAAGCAATAAAGAGAAACTATGTAGACATATGCAGATCGTTGAAATGAAGACTTCCAATCAAGTCAGAGAACATGCATACAAAAAATATAATGGAGGCTTCTGCCAAGGAACAATCTTTTTTCCACAACATAAGATGTCTCTGGGAAGGCATCTTCATCAGTGTGATACAGAGCAAAGGAGAGTCAGATTACATTCATACCTGAATAAACAGAAGAGAATTTCCTTAAAGAAGAGGTTTTCTAGGTATAAAGAATGTGAGAAATTGTTTAGTTATGGCTCAGACCTTAATGAAAATCACAGGCAGCTTAGTGGAGAGAAAGCACATTCAGGGAATGAATGTGATCAGACTTTGTCCAGTACCATAAACATTTCTCAGAATCAGAGGATTCATACTGTAGGAAAATGTTATGAATGTAACAAATGTAGTAAAGCTTTTAATCAGAAGATAGGACTTAtacaacatcagagaattcaggCATGTAATGACTATAAAAATGCCTACCCACAGAAAGCTGACATTACTATCCATaatagaattcatactggagaaaaagcTCATGAAAGTAATGGATGTGAAAAGGTCTTCAGGCTGAAGAGAACATTTACTGACAATCAGAATGCTCATAAGGtcaagaaaccttatgaatgcaatgaatgtgggaaagccttcagtcagAAGGCAGGACTGAATGGACATCAGAACATTCATACTGGAAAGAACACTtataaatgtagtgaatgtggaaagagCTTTAGTCAAAAGTCAAGCCTTGTATATCATctgagaattcatactggagagaaacttttTGAATGTAACGAATGTGGGAAGGTCTTCCATAAGAAGAGAACACTTACTGAACATCAAAAtattcattctggagagaaaccatatgaatgtaatgaatgtgggaaggccttcagtcACAAGGCAGGACTTACCTGTCAtgagaaaattcatactggagagaaaccatatgaatgtgaTACGTGTGGTAAGGCTTTTAGCAGGAAATCTGTTTTTAGTGACCATCAGAAaagtcatactggagagaaaccttatcagtgtaatgaatgtgggaaagccttcaccAGGAGGACAATCCTTACTCAACATcaaaaaattcatactggagaaaaaccttacaaatgtaatgaatgtgggaaagccttcagtcagAAAATAGGACTTACCTACCATCAGaatattcatactggagagaaaccttatgaatgtaacaATTGTGGTAAAGCCTTCAGTCAGAAGACAGGACTTACaagacatcagaaaattcatactggagagaaaccttataaatgcaatgaatgtgggaaggccttcaatCAGAAGAGAACACTTACTgaacatcaaaatattcatactggagagaaaccttatgaatgtaatgaatgtgggaaggctttcaatCAAAAGAACGCACTTACTgaacatcaaaatattcatactggagaaaaaccttatgaatgtaatgaatgtgggaaagccttcactcAGAAGAGAACACTTATGGAACATCGGaatattcatactggagagaaaccttatgagtgtaatgaatgtggtaaAGCCTTTGGTCAGAAGACAGGACTTAATAAACATCAGAAAtgtcacactggagagaaaccatatcaGTGTAATCAATGTGAGAAAGCCTTCACCAGGAGGACAAGACTTActcaacatcagaaaattcatactggagagaagccttatgaatgtaatgaatgtggaaaagctttcagagAGAAGACAGGccttattcaacatcagaaaattcatactggagaaaaaccatatCAGTGTAATCAGTGTGGGAAGGCTTTTAGCAGGAAGATGATTCTTACTCAACATCAGAAAACCCACAAGGGAAAGATTTCATCAGAACGTAGGAAGGACTTCATTTGGAAGACAACACTTGAACATCAGAAATTTAACATaggagagaaaattttggaaTATAACAAAGGGCTATTGGCAGAGAAgacatattattaa